The genomic interval ACTTTTTGAACTTGTTTTCTAATTTTATCTTTTAATTGATTTTCTTCCGTTCCCTGAGTATCTACTGCAACAATGATATTGTTATCCGTAACTAAGACACGTGCTTCATCAACATGATTCATTTTTTCTACTGCATTCCTAACCTGTTGTGCAGTTTTTCCTTCTTCACGTTGGTTCGTCCCAACATTTCTTATATGACCATGATAATTTTCATCGTTATGGCTATAACGATTATCTCTTACTAGACCATTATCACGATCTCCAAGTGGAACTGTTTGATTTGTCATATTACGATTTTGATTACGATCGTTGACTCGACGAAAATAATTATCATTGTTTTCATTATTCATTCCGTCCATCATTTCAGTAACAGGACCCTCGTTATCGACATTCGTATCTTCATTTGAATAGTATCCCATAGGCTGTGCATTGTCATTTTGTCTTGTATCTAATGCACCTTGGTTTGCATTACAAGCAGCTAGGCTTGTTGATATAATCGCAATGGCTGATAACGCAGAAGCTTTTTTCATTTTATTCAATACAAAAACCCCCCTGTGGTTACTTTCAAAAAGAGCAATAATGCTCATTCAATAGCTTGTACCTTTAGAAGGGAGATCAAACTGTTACTTAACGGTAACAACATTAAATAATGGGTAATGTAAAAATGTATACTTTTATCACGATAGAAAAAAATAAAGCAGAAGAAATTCTTCTGCTTTATTTTTTATTTTAATCCTCGTCTTCTTCCCGATCATCAAAATTAGGTGTTCCGAATAGTTGACCATCTTGTGGTGAAAATTGAGTTGGATTATACCCTTGTGAAGCCATAGATTGCGGCTGCATTTGTTGCATTGGTTGCATTGGATAGCCCGCAAATGGCTGTTGCATTGGATAACCCGCAAATGGCTGCTGCATTGGATAGCCCGCAAAAGGTTGTTGCATTGGATAGCCATAATGAAAACCTTGATGATGCGGATATCCTTGAGCTTGAGCCGGCCCCCCACATCCGCAATCATGTGGATTAGGAGCATATGCTGGTGCAACAGCTTGTGGATATGGCATATTTGCTGCTGGTGCTTGATTTTCGTAATCATAATCATCATCCATATCTTCATTATATGCCCCTAAGACTTGATTAGGATAGTAACCAGATCCGGGTAATACTGGTGAGACTGGAACTCCCGCATATGGATTTACAGGAAATCCTGGTCCATATTGAGCTGGAGCCATTTCTTGCGGGTATGGCTGGTTTGCTAAAGGAGCCATATTTTCATCTTCATCATATTCAGCTGGACTTACAGCTGTTGGGTATGGCTGATTTGGCATCATTGCTGGGTCATAACCATATGGCATTGGATGATATGGTCCTGGAGGACACAATCCGCTTCCAGGTAATATAGGTGAAACAGGCACTATATATGGTGGCGGACAATAATACGGTTGGTACATCGCTGGAGCAGTATATGCAGGCATTTGCATATTTGGTATATTTGGTATGTTTGATATATTCGGCATATTCGCCATCTCTTCAAAAGCCTCCTCTTGTTGTTCTGTTTTTTCGTAATATGGCTTTTCTTTAGCGGGTTCCTTATACGTATCTTCCTCAGCTTTTGTCATTTCTGGCAAAACATTTTCAGGTTTAGGCGGCAATTGCGGGGCTGCCATTTGCGGCATCATCGCCATATTCACCGTATAATAATTATTCACATCTAAGCCAGTATATACCGGATGTTGAACATTTGGTACAGGAGGTATATAAGGTTTTGATGGTTTTTCTTGAATTGGTTCCTTCGGTACAGTATCTTCTACACCTAGAACTTCCTTTGGTTTTTCTTTTGCAAAAGGATGTTCAACCATAGGCATTTCTTTCTTTTGTGCCGGCATAGTCATTGGTGCTTCTTTTTTAATCGCCACATTGCCTGATGGATTGCCTGATGGTACTTTAATTTTCATTCCTGGCATAATTAAATCTGGATTGCTTAATTGAGTGTTCATGCTTTTTAACTCTTCGAAATCAACCCCATATTTTTTAGCAATCTTCCAAAGAGTATCGCCTTTTTGTACAATATGAATTTTCAATGCTTTCCCTCCTAAGCATAAAAGTGAATCTAGCCTCATCATGATGAGTCGCTTTAACATAAATCAATTTTCAAAATAAAATTGATTATGTTTTTCATGTTATAATCGTTAAACATAATTCCACTAATCTTCATCACAATTTATGAAGAGAAAATGAAAATTATGATTAAAACTCGTATTAAAAATTGGATAACCTGCTTATATAGGAAGAAACCTTTGAAGGTTCCTACTATGTAGTAAAAAAAAAATAAAAAGGAACTAACAAAATTGTTAGCTCCTTTTCTTTACACTAATTATACATTTGCAAGCATACGATCTAATGCTAATACAGCATCCTTTGTAATTTCTGCAGGGACAATGATTTGATTTGTTAGTTCACCTTTTTCTAAACCTTCTAAAGCCCATAACAGATGCGGCAAATCAATTCGATTCATCGTTAAACATGGGCACATATATGGATTTAACGATACAATTTTTTTATCTGGGTTTTGATCAATAATACGTTTGACAAGATTCATTTCCGTTCCAATTGCCCATTTTGAACCCGGCTCAGCTGCTTCGATCATTTCAATTATATATTTAGTTGATCCAGCATAATCTGATAAACCGACCACTTCTCGACTGCATTCAGGGTGAACAATAATGTTCATATCAGGTTCTGTCTTTCGAATATGCTCTATATTACTTACTGTGAAATTCTCATGTACAGAACAATGACCTTTCCATAAAATAACGACAACATCCTCAACATCTCCATCATATTCCAACTGATTTGTTATTGGATTCCAAATGGCCATTTTCTCCAAGGGAATCCCTAAATCATAAGCTGTATTTCTTCCGAGATGCTGGTCAGGCAAAAATAATATCCTTTCCTTTTGTGTAAACGCCCACTGAAGCATTTTTTTTGCATTAGAGGATGTTACAGTTGCTCCGCCATTTTTCCCTACGAATGCTTTAATAGACGCCGTAGAGTTTACATAAGTTAATGGAAGAATCGTGTCTCCAAATAATTGTTGTAGTTGTGCCCAAGCACGATCTGTTTGATCAATATCAGCCATATCAGCCATTGAACAGCCTGCTCTCATATCAGGCAATACAACTTTTTGGCCCTCAGATGTTAACATATCTGCTGTTTCAGCCATAAAATGAACACCACAGAAGACAATATATTCTGCATCTTTATTTACAGCTGCTGCTTGCGCTAATTGCAGGGAATCACCTGTGACATCTGAAAATTTAATAACCTCATCTTTTTGATAGTGATGCCCTGGAATATAAAGCTTTGAGCCAAATGCCTGTTTAATTTCTAGAACACGCTGTTCCATTTCTTCAATTGAACGTGTTTTATAGGATTCTGGCATCATTTCTTTTTTCTCGTGTTCAAGAATATCTAATAATTCCATTGAATATCCCCCTATTTCACATTTAAGCTTATATCTAATGATTTATATGAGTGTGTTAACATACCTAATGAAATATAATCAACCTTTGTATCACGATAGTCTGCTAAATTATGAAGGCCTATTCCGCCTGATGCCTCTGTTATAATATGTTTTGGCGTTAGCTCAGCAAATTTAGCAACCTCTTCTGGAGATCGATTATCAAACATAATCACATCTGCACCAGCCTCAATTGCTTCAAGCAGTTGTTCTTCGGTCTCAATTTCAACTTCAATTTTAACCATATGACCCGTTTTTGCTCTGACTTCTTTCACAGCATTTAGTATAGAGCCTGCAAAAGCAATATGATTGTCCTTTATCATGACCCCATCATATAAACCAAAGCGATGGTTAAAGCCTCCTCCGCAACGAACTGCATATTTTTCGAACATTCTCAGTCCCGGAGACGTTTTCCTCGTGTCACATATTCTCGTATGATCTGATTGAAGTAGATGATTCGCCTTATTTGTTAGTGTCGCAATTCCACTCATACGTTGCAGTAAGTTTAAAATCACCCGTTCTCCGCTTAAGATAATTGAAACCGGACCCTCTATCTCTGCAATAATATCACCTTTTTCCAACACATCTCCGTCATGTTTTTTTAAGATGACATCCACTTTTTGTTCGAATAAAGAATAACCTGCTGCAATGACGTCAACTCCTGCTAATATACCGTCCTCTTTTGCAACAATAATTGCCTCTCCTCTAGATTCTTTATCAAAAATCGTTTGACTTGATACATCCCATTCACCTAAATCTTCGAGGAAAAAATCTTCTAATTTTCTTTTTAATTTTATTCCATTCATCCTTAGCACCCCACATACATTTCAGCTCTAGTCCGAAAGATCTGCTTTTGTTTCCATTCATTATCATTGCTTTCTGGGTAATCTAAACGAAAATGCCCGCCTCTGCTTTCAGTACGTTTTAATGCAGACGAAGCAATCAACCAGCCAACTGTTAACAGATTAATTATTTCTATTTCATCCATTGTGAAATCCTTCACATTAAAGTCCCAAAAAGAGGGCTGATATGTTTCAAACCATTTCACTGCATCTATTAGTTCAGCTTCTGTTCTTTGGATTCCAACATAGTTTGTCATAATTTTCTGAATTTGCTGTTTTGAAGGCCATTTATTAAACTTTTTCTTTTCAAATGTTTCCCATTTAGGATCAGTGTAAGCAGTTTGTTCCAAAGGCAATGTTAAGATA from Metabacillus sediminilitoris carries:
- the nadC gene encoding carboxylating nicotinate-nucleotide diphosphorylase yields the protein MNGIKLKRKLEDFFLEDLGEWDVSSQTIFDKESRGEAIIVAKEDGILAGVDVIAAGYSLFEQKVDVILKKHDGDVLEKGDIIAEIEGPVSIILSGERVILNLLQRMSGIATLTNKANHLLQSDHTRICDTRKTSPGLRMFEKYAVRCGGGFNHRFGLYDGVMIKDNHIAFAGSILNAVKEVRAKTGHMVKIEVEIETEEQLLEAIEAGADVIMFDNRSPEEVAKFAELTPKHIITEASGGIGLHNLADYRDTKVDYISLGMLTHSYKSLDISLNVK
- a CDS encoding YhcN/YlaJ family sporulation lipoprotein; protein product: MKKASALSAIAIISTSLAACNANQGALDTRQNDNAQPMGYYSNEDTNVDNEGPVTEMMDGMNNENNDNYFRRVNDRNQNRNMTNQTVPLGDRDNGLVRDNRYSHNDENYHGHIRNVGTNQREEGKTAQQVRNAVEKMNHVDEARVLVTDNNIIVAVDTQGTEENQLKDKIRKQVQKVAKGRNVQVVTDEGTFTRVRNIDNDIQNGVDRNNVDTDINNLMDDLGDAIERPFNNNRD
- the nadA gene encoding quinolinate synthase NadA — encoded protein: MELLDILEHEKKEMMPESYKTRSIEEMEQRVLEIKQAFGSKLYIPGHHYQKDEVIKFSDVTGDSLQLAQAAAVNKDAEYIVFCGVHFMAETADMLTSEGQKVVLPDMRAGCSMADMADIDQTDRAWAQLQQLFGDTILPLTYVNSTASIKAFVGKNGGATVTSSNAKKMLQWAFTQKERILFLPDQHLGRNTAYDLGIPLEKMAIWNPITNQLEYDGDVEDVVVILWKGHCSVHENFTVSNIEHIRKTEPDMNIIVHPECSREVVGLSDYAGSTKYIIEMIEAAEPGSKWAIGTEMNLVKRIIDQNPDKKIVSLNPYMCPCLTMNRIDLPHLLWALEGLEKGELTNQIIVPAEITKDAVLALDRMLANV